Proteins found in one Lates calcarifer isolate ASB-BC8 unplaced genomic scaffold, TLL_Latcal_v3 _unitig_4382_quiver_2758, whole genome shotgun sequence genomic segment:
- the LOC108899114 gene encoding LOW QUALITY PROTEIN: protocadherin gamma-A4-like (The sequence of the model RefSeq protein was modified relative to this genomic sequence to represent the inferred CDS: inserted 1 base in 1 codon) → MGYKEISMLGLVTFLAVFLLSLRTVRGDVAYSFPEEMKRGSVVGNIAKEIGLEVGKLSVRKARIDADGNSKRYCDINLSTGDIVAADRIDREGLCGKKASCLLRQELVLENPLELHRINIHVQDINDNSPQFKKKTIKFEIRESAAKGSRYRLDEAHDADVGQNAIQGYSIEANENFRLNVIAKGGGGKYSELVLEKELDREQQQELTIVLVATDGGTPQRSGTAVIHVTVLDANDNAPVFSQAIYKASLPENSPVDTVVVTVSATDADEGVNGEVTYEFDHISDESNNVFSLDQTTGEVKVSGSIDYEELSAYEMQITAKDGLGLVSSCTLIIDITDVNDNAPFTFIKSLTDPIPEDTPPGTEVGIINVQDRDSETNGQVRCSIQHNVPFKLVPSIKNYYSLVTTGQLDRELVSDYNITITATDEGSPPLSSSKTVQLSVADINDNPPVFEEQSYSAYVTENNKPGSTLCSVSARDPDWRQNGTVIYSLLPGEVNGAPVSSYLSVNGDTGVIHAVKSFDYEQFRSFKVYVMARDNGSPPLSSNVTVSVFISDVNDNSPQILYPGPVGNSFMTELVPKAAHGGSLVSKVIAVDADSGQNAWLSYHIVKSSDPGLFTIGLHSGEIRTQRDISESDSMKQNLIVSVKDNGQPSLSATCSMYLLISDNLAEVPELKDISYDEKNXKLTSYLIIALVSVSTFFLTFIIIILGVRFCRRRKPRLLFDGAVAIPSAYLPPNYADVDGTGTLRSTYNYDAYLTTGSRTSDFKFVTSYNDNTLPADQTLRKSPSDFAETFSNSEESLEVGPYNFLIDV, encoded by the exons ATGGGATACAAAGAAATTTCGATGCTCGGCCTCGTTACCTTTCTGGCAGTATTTCTTCTGTCGCTGCGAACCGTTCGTGGAGATGTGGCTTATTCCTTTCCAGAGGAGATGAAACGCGGCTCGGTTGTTGGAAATATAGCGAAAGAGATAGGACTTGAGGTGGGCAAACTGTCTGTTCGAAAGGCTCGCATTGATGCAGACGGGAACAGTAAACGGTACTGTGACATTAATCTGAGCACTGGAGATATTGTCGCTGCTGACAGGATTGACAGAGAGGGGCTTTGTGGCAAAAAAGCATCTTGCCTCTTAAGGCAGGAGCTTGTTTTAGAGAACCCTTTAGAGCTGCACCGCATTAATATTCACGTTCAAGATATAAATGACAATTCACcacagtttaaaaagaaaacgaTCAAATTTGAAATTAGGGAATCGGCCGCTAAAGGAAGTCGCTATCGTTTAGATGAGGCCCACGATGCAGATGTCGGACAAAACGCTATCCAGGGCTATAGTATCGAGGCAAATGAAAACTTCAGGCTGAATGTTATTGCAAAAGGCGGAGGAGGAAAATACAGCGAGTTGGTTTTAGAGAAGGAGCTGGATAGAGAACAACAGCAGGAGCTAACGATTGTGCTTGTAGCAACAGACGGAGGCACACCCCAGAGATCAGGTACTGCAGTCATTCATGTCACTGTGCTGGATGCTAATGATAACGCCCCAGTATTCAGCCAGGCCATTTATAAAGCCAGTCTGCCTGAAAACTCTCCTGTAGATACAGTTGTGGTCACAGTGAGCGCAACTGATGCAGATGAGGGAGTCAATGGAGAGGTGACGTATGAATTTGATCACATTTCAGATGAAAGTAATAACGTGTTTTCTCTTGATCAAACAACTGGTGAAGTAAAAGTAAGTGGATCGATCGATTACGAGGAGTTATCGGCCTATGAAATGCAAATTACAGCAAAGGATGGTCTTGGATTAGTTTCATCTTGTACCTTAATAATTGACATCACAGATGTCAATGACAACGCCCCTTTTACATTCATTAAGTCATTGACAGATCCCATACCAGAAGATACGCCCCCAGGTACAGAGGTGGGCATCATTAACGTGCAGGATAGAGATTCAGAGACAAATGGACAGGTCCGCTGCTCCATTCAGCATAATGTTCCTTTTAAATTAGTTCCCTcaattaaaaactattattcTCTGGTGACCACAGGACAACTGGACCGTGAACTAGTGTctgattacaacattacaatcacAGCCACTGACGAgggctctccacctctgtcctcctctaaaactgttcagttatcTGTAGCTGACATCAACGACAACCCACCTGTGTTTGAAGAACAGTCCTACAGCgcatatgtgacagaaaataacaaacctggCTCCACTTTATGTTCCGTTAGTGCTCGAGACCCTGACTGGAGACAAAACggtacagtgatttattctcttttaCCTGGTGAGGTGAACGGTGCCCCGGTGTCCTCCTATCTGTCTGTTAACGGAGACACGGGGGTGATCCACGCTGTGAAGTCGTTTGATTATGAACAGTTCAGGAGCTTTAAAGTCTACGTGATGGCCAGAGACAacggttctcctcctctgagcagcaacGTGACCGTCAGTGTCTTTATATCGGATGTGAACGACAATTCTCCTCAGATACTGTACCCCGGCCCGGTGGGCAACTCCTTCATGACCGAGCTGGTCCCCAAAGCTGCACACGGTGGCTCTCTGGTGTCCAAAGTGATAGCGGTGGACGCGGACTCcggacagaatgcctggctgTCCTATCATATAGTCAAATCGAGTGATCCGGGACTTTTCACTATTGGTCTCCACAGCGGAGAGATCAGGACACAGCGGgacatttctgaatctgacagCATGAAGCAGAACcttattgtgtcagtgaaagataacggacagccctctctctctgccacctgttccatgtatttacttatttctgataACTTGGCTGAGGTGCCAGAACTGAAGGATATTTCTTATGATGAGAAGA TCAAACTGACCTCTTACCTGATCATCGCGCTGGTTTCTGTGTCCACCTTTTTCCTGaccttcattatcatcatcctgGGTGTGAGGTTTTGTCGCAGGAGAAAACCCAGACTGTTGTTTGACGGAGCAGTCGCCATCCCCAGCGCTTATCTCCCTCCTAATTACGCAGATGTTGACGGCACAGGAACTTTACGCAGCACTTACAATTATGACGCCTACCTGACAACAGGTTCTAGAACCAGTGACTTTAAGTTTGTGACAtcatacaatgacaacacactgcctgcagacCAGACTCTGAGGAAAAGTCCATCAGACTTTGCTGAAACATTCAGCAACTCAGAGGAGTCTCTAGAGGTAGGCCCATATAATTTTTTGATTGATGTTTAA